Proteins encoded in a region of the Stieleria neptunia genome:
- a CDS encoding DUF1499 domain-containing protein: protein MVRKSKMIGWITLGVALAITLAIIVSVVMRVDDWGRDWTQNRARLDPAATRPGLRPVQLDGTVQDAAERIRQWTETNSKWDWVSEDQAGDDRLTIKLTRTTPLMRFVDDIDVELTANPDGQAPTRPGVIVNATSQSRVGKGDLGQNPRNLIELTTALRNR from the coding sequence ATGGTGCGGAAAAGCAAAATGATCGGATGGATCACTCTGGGCGTCGCGTTGGCAATCACCCTGGCGATCATCGTTTCGGTGGTGATGCGGGTCGATGACTGGGGACGTGATTGGACCCAAAATCGAGCCCGCCTGGATCCGGCGGCCACGCGCCCGGGGCTCCGGCCGGTGCAACTCGACGGCACGGTCCAAGACGCCGCGGAACGGATTCGACAATGGACCGAAACGAATTCCAAGTGGGATTGGGTGTCCGAGGACCAAGCGGGTGATGATCGGCTGACTATTAAATTGACTCGCACAACGCCGCTGATGCGTTTTGTCGACGACATCGACGTGGAACTCACCGCGAATCCCGACGGCCAAGCCCCCACCCGCCCAGGCGTGATCGTCAACGCGACGAGTCAATCACGTGTGGGCAAGGGCGATCTGGGCCAGAATCCGAGAAATCTGATCGAGCTGACGACGGCGCTTCGAAACCGATGA